Proteins encoded together in one Halomarina salina window:
- a CDS encoding PIG-L deacetylase family protein, producing the protein MDSDTHTGGAKQSGDDTVLCIGAHPDDEVLGAGGTLAAHAAQGDEVHVLVVTEGSTAQYDDPSMVEQKREEARACADRLGVGEVHFGDLPDMRLDDVPHVEVNAVVESVVERVEPTVVYTHARQEVNRDHRAVYDSTVVATRPGSGVERVLAYETPSSTDWVGGGADQFEPTLFVDVTDHLDAKVAAFAEYESETRAFPHPRSEESLRARARTRGAAAGVAAAEAFCLVREVRETP; encoded by the coding sequence ATGGACAGCGATACCCACACAGGAGGAGCGAAACAGAGCGGAGACGACACCGTCCTCTGTATCGGTGCACACCCGGACGACGAGGTGCTCGGGGCGGGCGGGACGCTCGCGGCACACGCCGCGCAGGGCGACGAGGTGCACGTCCTCGTCGTCACGGAGGGCTCGACCGCGCAGTACGACGACCCGTCGATGGTCGAGCAGAAACGCGAGGAGGCGCGGGCCTGCGCGGACCGCCTCGGGGTCGGAGAGGTCCACTTCGGCGATCTACCGGACATGCGCCTCGACGACGTGCCCCACGTCGAGGTGAACGCCGTCGTCGAGTCCGTCGTCGAGCGCGTCGAACCCACGGTCGTCTACACGCACGCCAGACAGGAGGTGAACCGCGACCACCGCGCCGTCTACGACTCGACGGTCGTCGCCACCAGACCGGGCAGCGGCGTCGAACGGGTCCTCGCCTACGAGACGCCCTCCTCGACGGACTGGGTCGGTGGCGGGGCCGACCAGTTCGAACCGACGCTGTTCGTCGACGTCACCGACCACCTCGACGCAAAGGTGGCCGCCTTCGCGGAGTACGAGTCCGAGACGCGGGCGTTCCCGCACCCGCGGTCCGAGGAGAGCCTCCGCGCTCGCGCGAGGACGCGCGGTGCGGCCGCGGGCGTCGCCGCTGCGGAGGCGTTCTGTCTCGTCAGGGAGGTGCGCGAGACGCCGTGA
- the neuC gene encoding UDP-N-acetylglucosamine 2-epimerase: MSESSESSESGESRRVVVVTGTRAEYGLLSSSMRAIEDRDDLTLDVVATGMHLSPQYGHTVDDIRADGFAIAREVHSLVDGDTGTAMAKSLGVCVAGMADALSSLDPDVVLVLGDRGEAFAAGVAAAHANVPVAHVHGGDSMAGAIVDDSIRHALTKFAHLHFPVTDRSAERIRRLGEEPWRITTVGAPGLDAVLAGEYDDSTTVRDRYDLPDDRSLALVVQHPLTSAPEQAGEQLAATLDAVGNLDDVDPVVVYPNADAGGRRMNAEIESREHLKAFRSLPREAYLGLMAAADVLVGNSSSGVIEAASLDLPVVDVGPRQEGRERADHTLRVPHDRAAIREAVERCLTDDGFRQRVADCENPYDHGGAGAAIAERLATVDLDGRLLRKRLTY, encoded by the coding sequence GTGAGCGAGTCGAGCGAATCGAGCGAGTCGGGCGAGTCGAGACGCGTCGTCGTCGTCACCGGGACGCGCGCGGAGTACGGGCTGCTCTCGTCGTCGATGCGGGCCATCGAGGACCGCGACGACCTGACGCTCGACGTGGTCGCGACGGGGATGCACCTCTCGCCGCAGTACGGCCACACCGTCGACGACATCCGGGCCGACGGGTTCGCTATCGCCCGCGAGGTCCACTCGCTCGTCGACGGCGACACGGGGACGGCGATGGCGAAGTCCCTCGGCGTCTGCGTCGCGGGGATGGCCGACGCGCTGTCGAGCCTCGACCCGGACGTCGTCCTCGTGCTCGGCGACCGGGGCGAGGCGTTCGCCGCGGGCGTCGCCGCCGCCCACGCGAACGTCCCCGTCGCGCACGTCCACGGCGGCGACTCGATGGCGGGAGCCATCGTCGACGACAGCATCCGCCACGCGCTGACGAAGTTCGCCCACCTCCACTTCCCCGTCACCGACCGCTCGGCCGAGCGCATCCGCCGACTCGGCGAAGAGCCGTGGCGAATCACGACCGTCGGCGCACCCGGTCTGGACGCCGTCCTCGCGGGGGAGTACGACGACTCGACGACCGTCCGCGACCGGTACGACCTGCCCGACGACCGGTCGCTGGCGCTCGTCGTCCAGCACCCGCTCACGTCCGCACCCGAACAGGCGGGCGAGCAGCTGGCCGCGACGCTCGACGCGGTGGGGAATCTCGACGACGTCGACCCGGTCGTCGTCTACCCGAACGCCGACGCGGGCGGGCGTCGGATGAACGCCGAAATAGAGTCCCGTGAACACCTCAAGGCGTTCCGGAGCCTCCCGCGCGAGGCGTATCTCGGGCTGATGGCGGCCGCCGACGTGCTGGTCGGCAACTCCTCCAGCGGTGTCATCGAGGCCGCGTCGCTCGACCTGCCGGTGGTCGACGTCGGCCCGCGTCAGGAGGGCCGCGAGCGCGCCGACCACACGCTCCGGGTCCCACACGACCGCGCGGCGATTCGCGAGGCGGTCGAGCGCTGTCTCACCGACGACGGCTTCCGCCAGCGGGTCGCCGACTGCGAGAACCCTTACGACCACGGCGGCGCGGGGGCGGCCATCGCCGAGCGACTGGCGACGGTCGACCTGGACGGGCGACTGCTCCGCAAGCGTCTGACGTACTGA